A stretch of Desulfurivibrio alkaliphilus AHT 2 DNA encodes these proteins:
- a CDS encoding MFS transporter → MIHYGWYIVLAGTFCVFACLGLARFALGMILPGMGQGLDLSYSQMGLVGTMNFVGYLAAVLFCGALADRLGYRLLITLALTLIGLTMILIGFSNSLAIILLLYMLCGMGSGAANVPVMGLISHWFHRRQRGRATGFVVIGSGFAILLSGWLIPQINRLAGPELGWRLSWQVLGLLVLAIALLCLAIMRNSPQEKGLRPYGEQTGADGLPRPGDESNRITPKIIAHLGAIYFLFGYTYVIYTTFIVTTLINEHGFAPTTAGYFWAVVGVLSLLSGPVFGTMSDRIGRKKTLALVFAIQTTAYLLVAAGPPPALLLLSVCLFGLVAWSIPSIIAAMVGDYAGPQQAARIFGLVTFIFAIGQIAGPAMAGIMAEKTGSFGGSFLMAGLCTILGLLLALRLKPV, encoded by the coding sequence TTGATCCATTATGGCTGGTATATCGTCCTGGCGGGCACCTTTTGCGTGTTTGCCTGCCTGGGCCTGGCCCGCTTTGCCCTGGGGATGATCCTGCCCGGCATGGGCCAGGGCCTGGACTTGAGCTACAGCCAGATGGGGCTGGTGGGCACCATGAACTTCGTGGGCTACCTGGCCGCCGTGCTCTTCTGCGGTGCCCTGGCCGACCGGCTGGGCTATCGCCTGCTGATCACCCTGGCCCTGACCCTGATCGGGCTGACCATGATCCTGATCGGCTTCAGCAACTCGCTGGCCATCATTCTGCTGCTTTACATGCTCTGCGGCATGGGCAGCGGGGCGGCCAACGTGCCGGTCATGGGGCTGATCTCGCACTGGTTCCACCGCCGCCAGCGTGGCCGGGCCACCGGCTTCGTGGTGATCGGCAGCGGCTTTGCCATTTTACTTTCCGGCTGGCTGATCCCCCAGATCAACCGGCTGGCGGGCCCTGAGTTGGGCTGGCGGCTGAGCTGGCAGGTGCTGGGGTTGCTCGTTCTGGCCATCGCCCTGCTTTGCCTGGCGATCATGCGTAATTCCCCGCAGGAGAAAGGGTTGCGCCCCTACGGCGAACAGACCGGGGCCGACGGCCTGCCCAGGCCAGGCGACGAGAGCAACCGGATCACCCCTAAAATCATCGCCCACCTGGGCGCCATCTACTTCCTGTTTGGCTATACTTACGTAATTTACACCACCTTCATCGTCACCACCCTGATTAACGAGCACGGTTTCGCCCCCACCACCGCCGGTTATTTCTGGGCCGTGGTGGGGGTGCTGAGCCTGCTTTCCGGGCCGGTGTTCGGCACCATGTCCGACCGCATCGGCCGCAAAAAGACCCTGGCCCTGGTCTTTGCCATCCAGACCACCGCTTACCTGCTGGTGGCCGCCGGCCCGCCGCCGGCCCTGCTATTGCTTTCAGTCTGTCTATTCGGCCTGGTGGCCTGGTCCATTCCCTCCATCATCGCCGCCATGGTGGGCGATTACGCCGGGCCGCAGCAAGCGGCCCGCATCTTCGGCCTGGTCACCTTCATCTTTGCCATCGGCCAGATCGCCGGCCCGGCCATGGCCGGGATCATGGCGGAAAAAACCGGCAGCTTCGGCGGCAGCTTCCTGATGGCCGGGCTCTGCACCATCCTGGGGCTACTGCTGGCCCTGCGCCTGAAACCGGTGTAA
- a CDS encoding pyridoxal phosphate-dependent aminotransferase, producing MAISQKMIAFAERSSWIRKMFEEGAKLKSIHGADNVFDFSLGNPDLPPPAQFATTLQKVAAEAGPGRHSYMPNGGYPFVRAALAAQIGNEQGMTLGEEEILMTVGAAGGLNVILKALLDPGDEVIILAPFFVEYNFYVDNHGGTAKVVNTREDFSLDIAAIEAAIGPKTKAIIINSPNNPTGQIYSADELARLATVLEEAGQPIYLIADEPYRKIVFDDHEVPSIFQAYRHSLVVSSYSKDLSLPGERIGYIAVHPEIADKGPLMGAMTLANRILGFVNAPALMQRVVAELQGVTVDTEIYTRRRELFCKVLREAGYQFVPPKGAFYLFPKSPLADDAEFVGLLAEEKILAVPGRGFGMPGYFRLAFCVEDEVISRAAAGFAAALAAAQQK from the coding sequence ATGGCTATTTCGCAGAAAATGATCGCCTTTGCCGAGCGTTCTTCCTGGATTCGCAAGATGTTCGAGGAAGGCGCCAAACTCAAGAGCATCCACGGCGCCGACAACGTCTTTGATTTCAGCCTGGGCAACCCGGATCTGCCTCCCCCGGCGCAATTTGCCACCACCCTGCAAAAAGTGGCGGCCGAAGCCGGGCCCGGTCGTCACAGCTACATGCCCAACGGCGGTTATCCTTTCGTGCGGGCCGCCCTGGCCGCACAAATCGGCAACGAACAGGGCATGACCCTGGGCGAGGAGGAAATCCTGATGACCGTGGGGGCCGCCGGTGGCCTCAATGTTATTTTGAAGGCCCTGCTGGACCCGGGCGATGAGGTGATCATCCTGGCGCCTTTCTTCGTGGAGTACAACTTCTACGTCGACAACCACGGCGGCACCGCCAAGGTGGTCAACACCCGGGAGGACTTCAGCCTGGATATCGCCGCCATCGAAGCGGCCATCGGTCCGAAAACCAAGGCCATCATCATCAACAGCCCCAACAACCCCACCGGCCAGATTTACAGCGCCGACGAGCTGGCCCGACTGGCCACCGTCCTGGAGGAAGCCGGGCAGCCCATTTACCTGATCGCCGACGAACCCTACCGCAAGATCGTCTTCGACGACCATGAGGTGCCCAGCATCTTCCAGGCTTATCGCCACAGCCTGGTGGTTTCCTCTTACTCCAAGGATCTCTCCCTGCCCGGCGAGCGCATCGGCTACATCGCCGTGCACCCGGAAATTGCCGATAAGGGGCCGCTGATGGGGGCCATGACCCTGGCCAACCGTATTTTGGGCTTTGTCAATGCCCCGGCCCTGATGCAGCGGGTGGTGGCCGAACTGCAGGGGGTAACGGTGGACACCGAAATTTACACCCGGCGGCGGGAGCTGTTTTGCAAGGTACTGCGGGAGGCCGGCTACCAGTTCGTGCCGCCCAAAGGCGCCTTTTACCTCTTTCCCAAGTCACCCCTGGCCGATGATGCCGAGTTCGTGGGGCTGCTGGCCGAAGAGAAGATTCTGGCCGTCCCGGGGCGGGGCTTCGGGATGCCGGGCTACTTCCGCCTGGCTTTCTGTGTGGAAGATGAGGTGATCAGCCGCGCCGCCGCTGGTTTCGCCGCCGCCCTGGCTGCCGCCCAGCAAAAGTAG